Proteins co-encoded in one Chitinophagales bacterium genomic window:
- a CDS encoding DUF4920 domain-containing protein yields the protein MKQIRLLIIVLLGVALSGSLMAQEAAYYGKKIDEKDAMSMARLEKAIEGKDSLQVKVTGTVVECCQAKGCWMTIDKGDGTTMRVKFKDYGFFVPKDSGGKTAVMEGTAIVQTVSVDEQRHYAEDAGKSKAEIKTIKEPSRQLVFIADGVILK from the coding sequence ATGAAACAGATACGATTGCTGATTATTGTATTATTGGGTGTGGCACTCAGCGGCAGCCTGATGGCGCAGGAAGCCGCTTACTATGGAAAAAAAATAGATGAAAAAGATGCTATGTCTATGGCAAGGCTGGAAAAGGCAATAGAAGGAAAAGACAGCCTCCAGGTAAAAGTGACGGGCACCGTGGTGGAATGTTGCCAGGCCAAGGGCTGCTGGATGACGATTGACAAAGGTGATGGTACCACGATGCGGGTGAAGTTTAAAGATTATGGATTTTTTGTACCCAAAGACAGCGGTGGAAAAACTGCAGTGATGGAAGGAACTGCCATTGTACAGACCGTTTCGGTGGATGAACAACGTCATTATGCCGAAGATGCCGGCAAATCCAAAGCAGAGATAAAAACTATCAAGGAGCCTAGCCGGCAGCTTGTATTCATTGCCGATGGCGTAATACTGAAATAG
- the rimO gene encoding 30S ribosomal protein S12 methylthiotransferase RimO, which produces MRTKSIEKPTINVITLGCSKNMVDSEVMMGQLRANDFAVTHEKEHGSSDIVIINTCGFIDRAKEESINTILEYAAIKIDGGIRKLYVTGCLSERYRNELEEEIPEVDAYFGTMELPALLHKLGADYRHELIGERMLINPAHYAYLKISEGCNRTCSFCAIPLMRGKHISRPVEEIVAEAKGLVRNGVKEVILIAQELTYYGLDLYKERRLAALLHALADVPGLEWIRLHYAYPGKFPVDILDVIRERENICNYLDIPLQHISDIMLTAMRRQISKQEIIELIATIRQKVPGIALRTTMLVGFPGETEEDVVELIEFIKEMKFERVGVFTYSPEEGTSGYAMMDDVPDEEKQLRAARVMSVQEEISLALNQEKKGKTFRVLIDRKEGNYFIGRTEYDSPEVDNEVLVDASKHYLRIGDFATIRISHAEAFDLYGEPV; this is translated from the coding sequence ATGCGCACAAAATCAATTGAGAAACCGACCATCAATGTAATTACACTGGGCTGTTCCAAAAACATGGTAGACAGCGAGGTGATGATGGGGCAGTTGCGTGCAAATGATTTTGCAGTAACGCATGAGAAGGAGCATGGATCATCCGATATCGTAATCATCAATACCTGCGGATTTATTGACCGTGCCAAAGAAGAATCGATCAATACTATCCTCGAATACGCCGCCATAAAAATTGATGGCGGTATTCGTAAGTTGTATGTCACCGGGTGCTTAAGTGAACGGTACCGGAATGAGCTGGAAGAAGAGATCCCTGAAGTGGATGCATATTTCGGCACTATGGAATTGCCGGCACTGCTGCATAAGCTCGGCGCCGACTACAGGCATGAACTGATAGGAGAACGGATGCTGATCAATCCTGCACATTATGCCTATCTGAAAATTTCTGAAGGGTGTAACCGCACCTGTTCCTTTTGCGCCATTCCGCTGATGCGTGGCAAACATATCTCCAGGCCGGTGGAAGAAATTGTGGCTGAAGCAAAAGGCCTTGTCAGGAATGGTGTAAAGGAAGTTATCCTTATCGCCCAGGAACTCACCTACTATGGATTGGATCTCTACAAGGAACGAAGGCTCGCTGCTTTGTTGCATGCCCTGGCAGATGTGCCGGGACTTGAATGGATTCGCCTGCATTATGCCTATCCCGGGAAATTTCCGGTTGACATACTTGATGTGATACGCGAACGTGAAAATATCTGCAACTATTTAGACATTCCGCTGCAACACATCAGCGATATCATGCTGACCGCTATGCGCAGGCAGATTTCAAAGCAGGAAATAATTGAGCTGATTGCCACCATCCGGCAAAAAGTGCCCGGCATTGCATTGCGCACAACCATGCTGGTAGGTTTTCCCGGTGAGACGGAGGAAGATGTTGTTGAACTGATCGAATTTATTAAAGAGATGAAGTTTGAACGTGTAGGCGTCTTCACGTATTCCCCGGAAGAAGGTACTTCCGGCTATGCAATGATGGATGATGTACCCGATGAGGAAAAACAATTGCGTGCGGCACGTGTGATGAGCGTGCAGGAAGAAATATCACTGGCCCTCAACCAGGAAAAGAAAGGCAAAACCTTTCGCGTGTTAATTGACCGGAAGGAAGGGAATTATTTTATCGGCAGAACAGAATATGATTCTCCGGAAGTGGATAATGAAGTACTTGTTGATGCGAGTAAACACTACCTGCGCATCGGTGATTTTGCGACCATCCGCATCAGCCATGCAGAAGCCTTTGATCTGTATGGTGAACCGGTATAA